CCGATCGTGCTGGTCGAGCCGGCGGAGCGGGCGTTGGCGTTGAAGCTGCTCGACTTCGGCGCGGTGGTCGCGGCCGTGGGGGAGAGCCTCGAACCGCACCGCCTCGCGGCCTACCTGTTCGAGCTGGCGCAGACGTTCACCGCGTTCTACGAGCACTGCCCGGTGTTGAAGGCGCAGGATTCGACCGTGCGCGACTCCCGCCTGGCCCTGTGCGCCTTGACGTTGCAGGTGCTGCAGACCGGGCTGTCGCTGCTGGGGATCGCGACGCCCGAGCAGATGTAGCCGGCGCTACCAGGACGTGGCGCCGGCTCCCCCGTCGGTGGACGGGGCCGGTGAGCCGAAGGAAGCGATGGAGGCCTGCTTGGCACCGTTGATGATGCCGGCCACCTCCTCTTTGCTCGGTTCGTAGCCGTCCGAGGTCAATGCGGCGAGGGCTTGGTCCACCGACTGCTTCTGCTGTTCGGTCAAGCCCTCGAAAAGATCCGGCCACGTTGCCGCTGCATCGAAGGTCATGCCGCTGATGCTAGGGCCGAACACCGCCTCTTGGCCCCTGTTTGCGGCGCAACCGGCAGAAGTGGAGCCGGCACAGCTCAGTCCGGGAAGCCGTTCGGGTTCTCCGACTGCCAGCGCCACGTGTCGGCGCACATGTCATCGATGGTCTTCGTCGCGTGCCAGCCCAACTCGGTCTGTGCCCGCGTCGGATCCGCCCAGTACGCCGGCAGGTCACCCGGGCGCCGGGGACCGAACTCCCACGGCAACTCCCGGCCGACGGCGCGTTCGAAGGCGTGCAGCAACTGCAGCACCGAGGTGCCGGTACCTGTCCCGAGGTTGAACGCCCGCACCGGTTCGGTCATCGACGGCAGGTGGTTCAACGCAGCCACGTGACCGCTGGCCAGATCAGTGACGTGGATGTAGTCGCGCTCGCAGGTGCCGTCGGCGGTCGGGTAGTCGTTGCCGTACACCGTCAACGACGGCCGCCGCCCCACCGCGACCTGGGCGATGTAGGGCATCAGGTTGTTCGGGGTGCCCTGCGGGTCCTCCCCGATCTGGCCGCTGGCATCGGCACCGACCGGGTTGAAGTACCGCAGCATCGCGATCCGCAGGCCCTCGGTCGCCCGCGCGGTGTCCGAGAGCACGTGCTCGATCATGACCTTGGTCCGGCCGTATGGGGAGGCGGCGGACAGCGGTTCGTAGGTCTCGACGTACGGGACGGGGGCGTTGTCGCCGTAGACGGTCGCGGAGGAGGAGAACACCAACTGGCCCACCCCGTGCCGACGCATCGCGCCCAGCAGGGAGAACGTCGAGTCGAGGTTGTTGCGGTAGTACTCCAGCGGTTTCGCGACCGATTCACCGACCGCTTTGAGCCCGGCGAAGTGGATCACCGCGTCGATCGGTTGCTCGACGAAGATCTGCTCGGTCTTGTCCGGGTCGGTGAGGTCCACGCCGTACAGCGGGATCGACGTACCGGAAAGGGCTTCCAGGCGGGGCAGCACGGCTGGTTTGCTGTTGCTGAAGTCGTCGGCGATGACGACGTCGTGGCCGCCTGCGATCAGGGCGAGCACGGTGTGGGAGCCGATGTAGCCGGCACCGCCGGAGACCAGGACACGCATATCGCCAACCCTACGGTGCGAGACTGTCAGCATGCCGTCCCTGCTCTGGCCGCCCGATCAGATCGCGGCCGTCCGATCCGCGGTTTTCCCGCCGGAGCGTGGCGGTTACGTGCGTGACGACGTCGAGCGGCAACTGGATCGCATCGCACTCACCATGGAGCGGGGCGGGCCACTGCCCGACCTTGCCGGTACGGCGATCCGCCGGGTCCCGCTGGCCAGCGGACTAGCCGTCGATTCGGTGGACGGATTCCTGCGGCAGGTGTACCTCTGGCAGCAGGACCT
The window above is part of the Branchiibius hedensis genome. Proteins encoded here:
- the galE gene encoding UDP-glucose 4-epimerase GalE is translated as MRVLVSGGAGYIGSHTVLALIAGGHDVVIADDFSNSKPAVLPRLEALSGTSIPLYGVDLTDPDKTEQIFVEQPIDAVIHFAGLKAVGESVAKPLEYYRNNLDSTFSLLGAMRRHGVGQLVFSSSATVYGDNAPVPYVETYEPLSAASPYGRTKVMIEHVLSDTARATEGLRIAMLRYFNPVGADASGQIGEDPQGTPNNLMPYIAQVAVGRRPSLTVYGNDYPTADGTCERDYIHVTDLASGHVAALNHLPSMTEPVRAFNLGTGTGTSVLQLLHAFERAVGRELPWEFGPRRPGDLPAYWADPTRAQTELGWHATKTIDDMCADTWRWQSENPNGFPD